The Kribbella jejuensis region CCGCCGCGAAGGCCGAGCCGGGTGTGAGCCGGACGTCGCCGGTCGGGACGATCTGGGCGACGGTGTGGGCGGCTTCCAGTACCTCGGGACGGAACGTCACCGTCGTACCGAGGGATTTCGCGACGTCCCAGCTGTGGACGACGTAGTCGATGAAGTGGAAGCTGATCGCCTGGCTGCCGGGGAAAGAGGCGCCGAACTCGGCGAGCGGGAAGATCCGCTCCGCCACCCCGGGCTGTGCGAACGAGTCCAGGACGTGCTCGGCGGACTCGGTGTACGCCTTCACCGGGTCGTCGCCGAGGTCGACGAGCTTCCAGATCGCGGGGTCGTCCTCGCCGCGGGAGGCGGCGGCGAATC contains the following coding sequences:
- a CDS encoding TIGR03086 family metal-binding protein, with the translated sequence MPTIDYIPLDAEAVRTSIEIVSTATEADLSKPTPCRAWTLYGLLAHMATQHYGFAAASRGEDDPAIWKLVDLGDDPVKAYTESAEHVLDSFAQPGVAERIFPLAEFGASFPGSQAISFHFIDYVVHSWDVAKSLGTTVTFRPEVLEAAHTVAQIVPTGDVRLTPGSAFAADIPWSGDDTLDQIVAYLGRNPAWPN